CCCTACACATGTTCAGATGCAAACAAATATGTGTTTTGGGATTCATTCCACCCCACTGAGAAAACAAACGCCATAATAGCAGAGTATGCTGTCCGAACATCTCTCGCTGCATTTTATTAGTAAGTCTACAGAGAAAACAAATGACATAGGCAGATGCCTTTCGAATATCTCTGACAAACAAGTGTTTCTTTAAAAAGTTTTCCTCTTACAGTACATTTGTGGTCACAATAAGGCCTTTAATTCATTTACAAATGTATGCAATGATACTACATTCTTTGATGTCTACTCTCTCACATGTATAAATCCCCCAACATTTCTCTGCTTTAGATTTAGCTTGGGGTAGTTAACTTAAACCCATCCCAAGGAGGTGAGGAAGTGGTGGGTCTTTCCTTGCTTGTAGAATGAATCATTAATCCATGAGTTTTGATCTCATTTGATAATAAGATTTCAATTTGTGGCAGTACAAGGGCATGCCGAAGATTGGTAACACTAAAAAATCTCAACTTCTTCTGGTTAATTTCAGAGGTTAGttgaaacaaaaagaaaaaaacgaTGCAGAGAATTAAAACAGCCACCAGGAGATGAACATCAATTTAAGCCTGTATATACTAGTACAACATCACTTTAGAAAATTAAAACAACCACCAGGAGCAAACATAACAAAAAAACTACAAGTTCTTTTCTTGATGACAATGGCCAGAAGATGAACTACTATGACGATTGTTTCAGCACTCCATGCAGGAACTTGCCTTACAACTTacatcatttgaaaaaatgaACACTTgccttgacaaggagttcattcttGAGTGCATTTGAAGGTAAATGAACACTTAACAACTTTAATGAACTTGCAAGAATCACTTGGGCTGCTTTGGGAAATGCAACCTGATCAACATGGGAAGTTCAGTAAGTTCTACCTTAGGCTTGCCCAACAGAATGTTCTTCAGCTTGTGATCACAAGTCACAATGTTTTTATTGCTCGGATCCTGGAAAAGGGAAAGGCATGCGAGCTTGTTAGATGCTGAGGGGAGGGCCAAAACAACTCAAATAGAAGTCTTGCAGAGTGCATGAAGACTTCTAGAGTCCAGAATAAGAGTTACAGCCAAATGTAAGGACGAGGAAGCTCCATTTTTCGCAAGAAGGCAAAGAATTCAAGAATTAAAGTTTATAAAAACAAAAGTAGTAACAAAGGGACACGATTCAGGAGTCATCATGATCCCCAGCTGcatcaggaaaaaataaaaacacattcGCGACTTAACCTGAAGATTGTTCAGCTTGATATATGACCACACATGCCTAAAGCAGTTCAATTGGGAACTCTGAGACTGACCCATGAATTCTCTCAGCGTCGAGGGCAGATTTACAAGGTCAATCAAATCCGCAACCTTCTTAGGATTGTCTGTAACAGCCTTCTTCATCCCCCGTGGCAACATTTTCATCCGCCCACAACCTGCAGTGACAACACACACGCCgtcccaattaaattttcccTAGTAAATATCTGCCGCTGTATATCAATCAGAATTcacatcaaattcgaaacaaaaAACAGTTCACCTTCAATCCGAAGAAAAAGGCGCCGATTCGTATTAATCCAAGGGGGATTTGGGCGTGGCAAAAGTGTCAGAAACGGAGCCCCGTTAGTGTCTGAAGACGTTTGAATCGGGTCTCTTCGTTGCTGGACTTGATTACAAGGCCCAATAAAAATCAAACGACCAACTCTAAAAGGTCTTTTCCTAAGGCCCATAAATACTGCATTCACCATttcttatattatttattttcctTTTAAATTCAGAGATTACTGAAATTTCTTATGAAAAATTTGAATACGTCTCTtttgagatggtctcacaaatctttatctgtgagatggatcaaccttaccaatattcacaataaaaaataatactcttagcatataaaataatattttttcatagatgtcccaaataagatatccgtctcacaaaatacgacccgtgaaaccgtcccACACAATTTTTTGTCGAAAAATTTTTAAACTATTACCTCCCTTGTTCGAAGCACAATGACTtgcaaaaaaagaaaagaaaaactcTGATCAATACTTTTCCATTTTGTAATGTAATTTGGgttattataaaaatttaaatacgaACGAACAAACTGTTTTATTCCAATATCaccaacttaaaaaaaaaaaaaaaaaaaaactcaccaTTGAATCtcaaataatataatatctaatTCAAGAACACCAAACAGATGCAACGAAGCATATATAACCCGAAATTAAATCACATATTACTCAAGAAGAACATCAGCATCTTCTTAATAATACAAGTTCCCTTTGTGCTTCCAGCAAATAACATTTTCAACTTTAATCATAAGGATTGCTAAAATTCTTCAGAAGGTCGGGAACATCATATCCAAGCATGTCGTCAACAGATTGTATCATTTTAGGCTTCAACTTCTCAAACTTATCTATGTTGTAGGAGCTCAAAATCTCCCTAAATTCTTCCACATTTGGAAAATCCCCAGGTGGGAGATGGTGTTCCTTCTGAATCTGAAATTTCGAGTAAAAATGATAAGCTTCCATTCGTGCAGCACATGTAGGTAGAGGGGATAGTGAACGAACCTTTGCGAATTCGTCAGCCAGATTGTCGATGAGTTTCTGTTGTGTCTTGGCTTTGCCCATCATTGCAGGCATTTCTTTCTTCAAATGACCGATGATATAAGCGTGTATCTTCGCAGCCCTGGCACGTTTAACGAATTCGTTTATCTGCACAATGTTTGAAAAAGAACATCAGAAAATCATCTCCCAGCCTTGTAcaaccaacatgcataaaaaaGTCTCTAATATTGAAAAAAATCCATGTTTCCCCCTAGTATCGGTATTTTCTTTATCCATCCCGGGCTCGAGCTACAACGATATCATACTCACACGACGAGCGCAAGCTTTCTTTGGTATGTCTTTCAGATCAGAAAGAAGGTCATCCTGTTCCCTCTCGAAAAGCGCTTTACCGACCGGACCAGCAGTAGCTTCGTTTATAGGCTTGtcattgaaagaactgaaaagAGATGTTGTCCATCAGTTTGTCCCTAAAAGCTGAGTTGGCTTGACATACAAATACTGGTGACCTCTTGGATTTCAAATTCACAATTCATCCTGATCATAACTTTTTTGCACAATAAACAAGGAAGAAGAGAACGTACCCTATGTAAACACGCATAACTTCAGGAGTATTGAGAACTTTCCCGAGCGACCACATCAATGCTCCGTATACTCGCATAAGCTGcaagaaaaaagaagaagcaGTGGACTCAGGTTATAGGAGGGTATATAATTTTTCTTGCTACCGGTGATTGGTGAATAACATAAGGAACAAATTAAAGtcttgaaaatttttatttactgATTCATACTTGCTGTGTATCAACTTGGTCAGCCTTGTTCAAAACCACGCGTATTTTATCATCATGACCGCGTAAAGATCCAATGACTCGTTTGAACTCATCGCTTATATCAAGTTTGTGGGGGTCGAATAGAAGTAGGATGAGATCACACTTTGCAGCAAACCAAGATGTTACACCGGTGAACTCGTAACTTCTCTGTGTTCGTTGCTTTTCTCCTGATAAAACTCCGGGAGTGTCCACGAATGTTATGTGCTCCAGTAGCTGTTAATTACCATCAAAACTATAAAAGTTAAACAGGAAAAAAGGCATCAAGAAAATCTCAAAGAAAAGTATGTAACTCACAGGATGTGGCATCTGTGAGCATTCGAATTTTGACAAAAATGCAGTTCCAAAAGTTGTCAAGCCATTGAATGGCATATCTGCTTGAACAGCAACTGTGTTCCCTGGAACACTTCTCTCATCAGGTCCATTCTGGATGTTAAAACATCAATAACTAATGTACCGAAACAATCGTGGAAACGACAGAAGATCCAATACAACTAGAACTAATGTTCATTCAATGATAGGAGGTACGAACCAAATAACATATATCTTGAGATTTAAATGCTGCAGCTCAAATATACCGTAACAGTGGAGGGAGGAAAAACGACAAAAAAACATACCATGACAACCACAAATCTATCTGTTGTAGGCTCTGGTCCAATGTGGGATCCTGAGATATAAAGTTATTTAGTTGCTAATAACTTCAGAAAACAAAAGGAAAATGAAGATAGATGAATGCTCCAAAGAAGGTTATCAGATACCTGGATAACTACTCTGAAGCAAATGCTTGATGAACGTTGTTTTCCCTGTGGAGTACTGACCCAGAAGCATCACCATTGGTTTAGCATCAAAGTCACTGTTTGTCTTCCAACCGACAACAAATATAAGAGAGGTTTAGGTCATTTAGAAGTAACATCTAATCACTAGCTCGATCTAATTCCCCATTTTTCACAACGCATTGAACTGAACGATTAAATCTTACCAGTAAGGGAGAAACAAAGTCATTAAACCGATATGTTACTTCCAGGGGCTTCACCTTCTTTTCATACAGTTTCTTCAAGCCATCAATTATGGAAGTTACAGAGTTTGAAGATACCTAAAACCATAACTGAGCAACGTAAGCACATTCTTGCAGACTGTAAGAGATGGAAGACATGAGAATTCATACATACATCCAATATTTTAAAGGACCATGTAAGATTGATGGAAAAGCAATACACAAATTGCAGTAAAGGGAGCAGTTCAAGTTCGTGGATACTTGGGACTTATGTTCAGAGAGTAATGAATCATTAAACAAACAGAAGTTTTTAAAGCATCTATGACGCGTCAAGTCACCTtcttagaagattttgatgaaaaCCAATTAGCAGAAGGCTGCACCTTTGGAGCACCTGAGTCATTAAAAGCACGGTATATATAAATAGCCCTACTACCAATATTGTCATGGAAACGTATTTTCCAGAATCTCACCATTTTGTTTCGCAAGTCTACGCTTCATTTTCTGCATGTAGAACCAAAAGAGCTCCGCTTTAAAATTACTTTATCATGCCAAATCTACAGAAGAAGGATGCCACATACTTACATCAAGGCAGACATCCAGACCTTCCATGGCAGGAGGATGCAAGTTTTCAAAGTCAACTGCATGTGATTAGCACGTTATGTATCTtataaaaaccaacaaaaatGTAATAGACTGACTTAACTCGAAGAACAAAAGAATCTGATTCTCTAGTACTTACCTTCAGCATTTAGAATATCACTGGTGGGAGTACGTCCAGCTTGTGCCAAAGAGATCAACTGCAGATCAATCAAAATATTACAAAAGGCTGATATCCCACCATTAATCGAAGTAGGGAAAAGATCGGAACCTGCATGGCCGTGACAAATTCTTTCAACCCAAGAAAGCCTTGCCTTTTTGTATCTGCAATTGCCCAGACCTTGTGGAAAGAATATAACAAGCACAACAAATGAACAACAAAAACGTACTTTTCAAAGAAACATTCAAAACGTGAAATCGAGCAAAGAAAGTGGGACATGAGAACAAAAGAATCACCAGCTTGAGATCTTCACGAGATAAACCGGACATGGAAAAGAATTTGGTGGCATCGCCTCCCGTTAGACGCCCATCTCCATCTGATCATAATATGAAATCAGTGCTTcatcaaaaaaataaatcatcCCATTAGAATTCAATCCCCGCGCACAAAAAACTACAGTGGGTACCTGAATCAGCGAAAGAGAACCAATCTTGATATATCTTCTGGTGCTCCTTGGAACACCGAGTTATCGGGGCGAAATCAATCTCCATTTTCTGCGTTTTTCGGATTTAGAATTGGGTTTGAAAACGTTCGAAAATGAGCGGTTTCGCCTTGAAGATTctctttcaaattttgttttaaatatACTAGTAGTTCGCTATCAGATTCTGTGATTCCAGGACAACAAATTTTGCCCAATTTGTTCTAAAAGCAACAGCGCAGCAAATTTGCTAACGCTTACCGCAATTTCCTTAACCTCTAAATACTCTCCAATTTTCACCATTCAAATATATACATTCTTTTGCTACTATTTCCAACACGAATTTTAAGTGGAACCATCAATTCCTCAACAATGGCTTGGAAAAGAAAGATTAACAACAACCACACATTCATAATACAGAAAATTGGGAGTTTTCGTGTCTCGTGATGCTCTATGCATTCCAAGATATTAAATTTACTACAAGAAGAAAAAGGGTTGTGTCAAAGATTCGAAATTTCACATCTGATTTACAAAATGTAAAAATCAAATCTTATCTAAAATTTTTAAGTCTCAATAGACTACGATTTGGTTTTGTAATGGCATGTCTAGCTAGCAAGAGCCTGCCTATGCTATTACGTGAATATTGAATATCAACCGGGCTTCTCCAGGAAGCCTGATGTAAGTCTGGAAAGGCAACTTGCGGAGATGGCGTCGGTATATGCCTAACTGTCAGTTTATCCACTCAATATCTTCTCATTAATCCTTCACCTATATATGCTAACTCCTCGGGGCTGCTCCTATATATATTAACGTACGCATCGAGAATTAAAAAGCCaaactctctctctctcaactcaaatctgtcaatcTGAGAAAACCCCATCCGCTGCAGCTCCGATCCATCTAACCGCGTTGTTTTGGGTTTTTATTCTATTCTGTTGGGAATACAAGTGAAGTGGTGTAGTATGTTTGCACAATCAATTTGGAAGCTTTGATGTTTTAGATTTCttgattttatataatttttaaaagtaCGCGGGATTTTTTGGTGTATAAAAATTTGTTTTAACATAGAAAAGAGCTTTCTATAATCAgcaattttttttccattttgaGAATCATTAGTTTGAGAAATTGGACGGTGATAACATTGATCTTCCGGAGTGGCTGTTGAGTTGACAGAGGTTCTACTCAGACTTCCGTCGGtgttgtttatgtttaaagttgttTACAAGGGATGACATTCTATTATTTTGAGCTCTTACTTCCTTTGTACATATGACGCTCGAGAATCAACATCGCTTGTTGGACCTTTCTTTCACAAGGGGTTTATGATTGTTCTATGCATCGTGGTGTTCGGGAAGCCAAActgctgatggatttgcattCTGGTGAGCTCAAATGCCCAATCCAACGATGATTATAACCTACTCATGAACTCCTATAGGGTATTGGGAGTGAGCAATGGGCTGATTTTGTGCAAGTGTTCACCGTATAATTTGAGAGTTGGTATGAAATCCTGTCGAGAAGCAGTGTGTTGTCCTTCTTCCATGCATCTGGTTGGGTATTTCTCACTGAAATGAATGATGAAGCTCTCGCAAGTTATACTGCAGTAGCCAGTAGCATATGTGGCGTCTCGTTCTCAATTCGAAGTATTCTTCTCGAAAACTGGTGACTGGAAGGTCTACATCGTGCCCACAAATATAGAACTTGACCCTGTTTTCGTGCAGAGTACATTCACTGATCTTTATGGAATTCTTCATCGGGTAGGATAATTGCATATGATCCCCACAGAAACCCGAAACTCCGTCTCAGCGCTTTTCCTCGTCACCCATGGGCCAATGGCCAAATGATGAGGTGCGGTACGCACCAAGGACGTCTGAGATATTTAGAATTTGATGCCGAAAATCTGAGTATTTGGGTGCTGAATGATTATGGTTTTGGAGATAATTGGTCTTTGTAACATAGAGCCGACTATGTGGCGTTCTCCAAGATGTACATGATAGCATCAGTGGATTGAAAGCCAGAACCCATATCTTTCCATCCATTTGATCCCGATATTGTATACTTGggatttgattttgtttttgtCTCTTACAACCAACATGTGGGAAAGAAAATCGCAAGTTCTCAAGTCTTTCGGGAGTTCTAAAatgaggcaaaaacttgtgtgatacggtctcacgagtcgttttttgtgagacagatctcttttttggatcatccatgaaaagtattatattttatgctaagagctagtattattttttattgtgtatatcggtagggttgactcatctcataaataaagattcgtgacaccgtctcacaatatatctactttataaataaaatagttttaTAGAAGGATAATATTTTCAACTCCACCTCAATACTTGGTTTATTATTATTGGGATCTAAATTATTTGTTACTTAAAATACCAAGATTATGTAAATTTAATTTCTTATTCGTACAGATGATATTTAttctatttcaaaattttattttatttttaatttttttcaccAACAAATTTTATTCctctcttttaaaataattcaattaaaaattttattcttaTATAAAAGAAATTGTTTCAGATTTTCATCCAAACCACATGGAATGGATCACCACCATTTAGGAAAGCAATATGTATTTAGAAACCATAAAATTACATGGAGGCAAAGACAACATATTTTTAccacaaacaaaagaaagagaTGTTGTCATGATAGGTATGTTTAAAATAACGTGGAAAGTTCAATAATTTCTCATGTTAAAATAACAATAGAAGTATGTTGCTCGTGTTgatgtaaaatttaaaatattaaagttatATTATTACTATTAGTTATAACTTTTAGTGAAATGTTAACATTTGGtcctataaataataataaaattatatgcTACACTTGATTGAGCGAGCATGTCACACAAATTAGTGTGGTTGGTTTAATTAACGTGATTTTTAAACTACTAACTAACTCAAATGATTTATCACTACAAAATGAGTTGGAATCACAAATTATTTGCTTTTTGAATCAGTTCAGATACATGACTCGATCATGGATAATTTATCCTTGCCCACTATAAAATGACACTGAATCTGGTAGAATCGACAGGGGGGGGGCGATACTGTCACGCAGAATCCATGCACAGCATAACGTGTCAATTTTCCATTGGCTATCATAAACCGTAGAAACCAAGAATGGTAGAAGGAAGGGTGATTTGGTCATTTCATAGAAAGTGCTTGTCTGGAGAGGACAGTTAATTTCTGTTATATTTTCGAGTGTAGAAAGggagcagcagcagcagccgcGCCGGAGGGGTGAATTGGTAACTAATGAGTGAGACAGGTGCAGCAGTAACGCCGCCGGCAATGGCTGTAAGGGAGCAGGAAATAGCGGAGGCGCTGAAGTCCCTCCTCCGTGACGTCAACTCATTCACCTCTCTAAACGGTGTCGTTCAGATGCTGGAGGCTAAATTAGGGGTGGATTTGAGTCAGAAAATCGACTTCATTCGTAGCCAGATCCACCATTTCCTTCTACTACAGTCGCAACCTCATAACCAGCAGCAGGACGGTTTTGCCCTTCACCAAACCCCTAAATTTAATCCCGTTTCATCGCCACAATTTGCCCCAAATTTCATCGTTCACCAGTCCACGGTGGATTACGGTTTTGGCTTGCCGCTCCAATCCCCGCCACTTTCCTCGCAGCTCCCGCCACCTCCGTCGGTGAAGACAACTAGTGTTCCAACTGCTAACACCTCCGCCAAAGAAAGGTGGTTTTGTTAACTTTTGAAATCTTATCTTTAAGAAAAAGAACACATGTTTTTTGTGAAGATGTTTTCTTGGTAAAGAATTTTGTCTTGCCTTTGTTGGAATCGGCTCCTCTGCTACGCACTAACCACACGGGCGTTTCATCATTTTTCCCCTTCCGTTTCAGGTGTATGTGGTTGTTATTTTTCTTTGTTTGTAGGGCTTCTCTTATATTCAAGCTGATTTCTTCATAAtgatttcataaataaaaaaaaaaaatttaggatTTGTTTTGTACGTGAGCATAATGCTACATAATTGGAAACTGCATCTCCGTGATGCTTTTAACTTGATTCCATAAAGTCTCTGTTCTGTTCTGTTCTGATCTTACCTAAAAGAAGGGTTTTTTAGTATGTGAACCGAATTGAACTGCAGAGCTAGGGCATGATATGGTTTAATGTTTACAATCACGCCAATACAATGGACTTGTGGACTCCTAGAATCAATGCATTCCAATAATAATTTAATCTTCTTTTGGAATTGCTGATTTTCCGTTCTTTTTATAGCTTTAGAATTAGGAATTATGATGTGTGTTCTCTATATGTACCACGTGTTGACAGTGTTCCAGTTGTGCGAAAAAGAAGAGGTGGTCCAGGTGGCTTGAACAAACTGTGCGGTGTTTCTCCCGAGCTTCAAGTAATTGTTGGACAACCTACCTTGCCAAGGACTGAGGTTTTTTTTCTGCCCTATGTTATTTCCATAACAAAATCCATTTTATCCTCCCATAACAGGAGTATTTTGCAGATCGTGAAACAGTTATGGGCTTACATAAGGAAACACAGCCTTCAAGATCCCAACAACAAAAGGAAGATAATTTGCAACGACGATCTCCGTTTGGTGTTTGATACGGATTGTACTGACATGTTCAAAATGAATAAATTGCTAGCTAAGCATATAATACCGCTTGAGCCAACAAGTATGGATCTGATTGGCAATTGGTTTTGTGTTTTCATTTTGGCAGCTTTAATTGTGATAGTATATGATTTTGTTACTTTTACAGAACAGAAAACACAATATAGTAAGATACCCAAGGCTGATGTGGAATCTGGGAGTAAAAGTGATGACCCTGTTCCTATTGTTCTGATATCTGAGGCTCTTGCCATTTTCTTCGGAACTGATGAGCGGGAGATGTCACAAGCAGAAGTATTAAGGCAGATGTGGGAGTACATAAAGCTTAACCAACTCGAAGTACGTAGCAAGATAAAGTGATATAATTTGTTTCTCTTTTGCTTTATCATTGGATTTGTCATCACGATTTTTTCTTGTTATGGTAATTGAAAAGCAATTTAGAATGATGCTCAGATAAATTATAGTGATTATCAATGATGTCTCAagagttaaatttatatttgagCTTAATTTAATGTAATTCAGCTTGCATGTTTGAGAGAGTTCTATTGAAACATTCTAACATGTATAAGTTCACAGATGACATTCTAACCTGTATAAGTTCACAGATGACATTCTAACGTGTATAAATTCACAGATGACAAGTGAGAATTCAGAACCCATTTGGTTGAAGAATCTCATACGTCAAAAGCACCtttctaaataaaaaaaaatatatctaaAAAAATATCTTGTTTGATTACAATAACCGTTTTAACAAAGCActtaaaaaatgtttttttagaaGTTGAAATTTATGGTTTTAGGCTTTTATGGCTgattctttttaaaatttaaaacaaaagaACTTTTTAACATTTATCAAAACGCCAAAaccaattcttttttttttttaatagaagcacgtaaaaagttgaatttattcaaAAACTTTTTTAAGCTACAACTTTTGTATCCGAACTCACTCTCAGTCTATGATTTATTAGCAGTCTTTTTCTTTTAAGCAAGTACTGTAAACAATGTATAATGTGTAAAAAATGTTCACTCTCTCTCTGTGCATTGATAATTCTCACAAGAGTTATCAATTCTCTTTTCCccctgtttttttttctttttaagaaacCTTACCTGGTTTCTTTCCCCAGTTATTGACAATTTCTTCATTCATCAGAAACTTATGTACCTTGCCTTCCTAAGAAGATAGATAGAACTATGATGCACTCATAGATGTATAGCCAATCATTTTTTTAGCTACGATTTTATGCTTAGCGAGGATGAAGAGTGGGGCAAACTGTTTGAGTAATCTTCTGTTTTCAGAGAGTGGCTATCATTTCTGTGAGTCTTGATAAGTTATAAATCGCTCTCTTTTTCATATCCTTCAAACTGCTAGAATCCTATGAGCTTGTGCCCTTTTTTGGGCACGTGATTTCTTTTGATATTTGCTCACCATTCTTCTTGTTCAGGATTACTAGCAGAGAATTACTTCTCactttttttcttcaaaatgtGTTGTGTTACTCTTAGGATCCTTCAAATGCGATGGTGATCACATGTGATGTAAAATTACAAGGCCTTCTTGGATGTGAAAGCATTTCAGCCCTGGGGATACCTGATACATTGTCTCGGCTTCACTTATCTAAGAAATCATGATGACTACACTGACTGCTAATTAAAAGGTATTGATTGCAATTGTCACACTCAATTGCtggttaatttatattattatctgTAAAACCAAAAGCAACAGCAAACTGGAAAAATAGTTGCATGCATGATGCATATTCTCCTTTCTATTTGACATTGCTTTGCCATAAACTCTCTATATCTTCTGTCTTCATTTCACGTGTTGTAACCAATTCCTCTTTTTTTCTTCCGAGCATACTTATTCGCATTTGATTGTGTTCTTTCTCTCCTCTTTTTTTTTGTCACAAATACCAGGAATTTACTTTTCCTAAATATCCAATTTATGCAATGTTGGGATTTTGTCTCAATTAGCGAGTAGACTTTTCCCTCTCAATATGCTCCTTCACTGAATGTGCAAAAGTGTTTTCCTGTAGGGTCATTAGCTCTGCTCCAAACAAACCCGTATACGTCTACAATCATTCTCGCACAGAAATGGAATATGCTATTTTCTTGTCTGAtcgaaaatattttataattttcttgGTCGACGCATGAAATTCAAGGTTAAATTACTATGGTTTATATTATGATTTGCAGATACATGGTGTTGATTTTAACCAGCGTTGTTAGACACTAtcttagtctcaaatatgtaaTGCAAAGCTGCTCGGAAGGTTAAATAGCTTTCTTCTGTTAGCAGTTTAATTGTGTTTGAAGTTATGGAGTGAATATTAATCTGCATTTTGTAAATATGCTGACAGTTGGAGATCAGATGTAAGAACTGATTATGggagaattattattattattattattattattattattattattattctagTTGTGTGAAATTATATTATTTGTTTTACGTATTTTACTATGAAGTTTCGATATGCGTGATTGTACTTTATATGGAATTTGTTGTAGCTTAATTTTAC
This region of Primulina eburnea isolate SZY01 chromosome 14, ASM2296580v1, whole genome shotgun sequence genomic DNA includes:
- the LOC140811787 gene encoding upstream activation factor subunit UAF30-like codes for the protein MKMLPRGMKKAVTDNPKKVADLIDLVNLPSTLREFMGQSQSSQLNCFRHVWSYIKLNNLQDPSNKNIVTCDHKLKNILLGKPKVELTELPMLIRLHFPKQPK
- the LOC140813326 gene encoding EH domain-containing protein 1-like; the protein is MEIDFAPITRCSKEHQKIYQDWFSFADSDGDGRLTGGDATKFFSMSGLSREDLKLVWAIADTKRQGFLGLKEFVTAMQLISLAQAGRTPTSDILNAEVDFENLHPPAMEGLDVCLDKMKRRLAKQNGAPKVQPSANWFSSKSSKKVSSNSVTSIIDGLKKLYEKKVKPLEVTYRFNDFVSPLLTNSDFDAKPMVMLLGQYSTGKTTFIKHLLQSSYPGSHIGPEPTTDRFVVVMNGPDERSVPGNTVAVQADMPFNGLTTFGTAFLSKFECSQMPHPLLEHITFVDTPGVLSGEKQRTQRSYEFTGVTSWFAAKCDLILLLFDPHKLDISDEFKRVIGSLRGHDDKIRVVLNKADQVDTQQLMRVYGALMWSLGKVLNTPEVMRVYIGSFNDKPINEATAGPVGKALFEREQDDLLSDLKDIPKKACARRINEFVKRARAAKIHAYIIGHLKKEMPAMMGKAKTQQKLIDNLADEFAKIQKEHHLPPGDFPNVEEFREILSSYNIDKFEKLKPKMIQSVDDMLGYDVPDLLKNFSNPYD
- the LOC140812794 gene encoding uncharacterized protein, producing the protein MSETGAAVTPPAMAVREQEIAEALKSLLRDVNSFTSLNGVVQMLEAKLGVDLSQKIDFIRSQIHHFLLLQSQPHNQQQDGFALHQTPKFNPVSSPQFAPNFIVHQSTVDYGFGLPLQSPPLSSQLPPPPSVKTTSVPTANTSAKESVPVVRKRRGGPGGLNKLCGVSPELQVIVGQPTLPRTEIVKQLWAYIRKHSLQDPNNKRKIICNDDLRLVFDTDCTDMFKMNKLLAKHIIPLEPTKQKTQYSKIPKADVESGSKSDDPVPIVLISEALAIFFGTDEREMSQAEVLRQMWEYIKLNQLEDPSNAMVITCDVKLQGLLGCESISALGIPDTLSRLHLSKKS